GTAACGGAGCCAAAAATTTATACAAAGGGGATTTAAAAAATATTAGAATGTGACACTTTGGATTTGAACGTAAACGAATATTTGAATCCCCTTTGTTTAGAATTTGCCGTTATGTTTAGGGGATTCAACAGTTTATTGTAACTGAAAAATTCATTTTTCCGCTATTTACATAGTGTAATTTTTCAACAAGGGGGGTTCGTTTCTGAATATTTTTAATTGTAGAAGTTGTGATTTGTAGTACTTTTCTGAATTTACTTTAGAAGATTTGACCCTGGAACTCCGAACCTCTTCAACCTTTTTGTGACAGGTGGAGTATATATTTTTCATTCTAGTTGTAATCAATTTGAATAACAGAAAGGCAAAAAATAAAATTGGAATAAAAGAACTtgaattttgtttttttattggTTTTTGTGAAAGGTGATCAAAGATACCAAGTTACTGGATCAGGACCTGTAATATAATTGGTGATGGCTCCAAGTATTAGGAAGGCAATTGGGGCAGTGAAAGATCAAACTAGTATAAGCCTAGCTAAAGTGGCCGGCAATGTTGCGCCAGACCTCGAAGTATTGGTGGTGAAAGCAACCACTCATGATAATGAGCCAGCAGATGAGAAATATATTAGGGAGATTTTGCACTTGACGTCCCATTCTAGAGGATATGTGAGTGCTTTTGTTTTTGCTGTGTCGAAGAGGTTGAGTAAAACCCACGATTGGGTTGTGGCATTGAAGGCCTTAATGCTTGTGCATAGGCTGTTAACTGATGGAGATCCTGTACTCGGGCAAGAGATCATGTATGCAAGTCGGAGGGGGATGAGGGTCTTGAATATGTCCGATTTTCGTGATGAAGCTCACTCTAACTCATGGGATCATTCTGGATTTGTTAGGACTTACGCCTTTTACTTAGATCAGAAGCTTGAGTTTACCGTCTATGATAGGAAGTTGAATGACGTTGATATCAAAAAGAGGTTTGAAGATGGTTATGGGATGGATAGGGGAGAGAGGTCCTATAGCGAGTTTGATGAGTCCGCTGGAAGGGGAGAGAAAAACGGTGTGACACCGGTCAGAGAAATGAAGCCCGAGCGGGTTTTAGAGAGGTTGAATCAATTGCTTCAGCTTCTTGATAGGTTCTTGGCTTGTAGACCAACCGGGGCAGCAAAAAATAGTAGGATGGTGCTGGTGGCGTTATATTCACTTGTGAAGGAGAGCTTCAAGCTTTATGCTGATATTTGTGAGGTATTACAGTTTTTGTTGGATCGGTTCGCAGAGATGGAGTATGCCGATTGCGTCAAGGCGTTTGATGCTTATGTTAATGCTGCAAAGATGATTGATGAACTTGTGGGGATTTACAATTGGTGCAAGGATGTTGGGATTGCAAGGTCATCCGAGTTCCCGGAGGTGCAAATCATCACTGATAAGCTTTTGGGCACGCTTGAGGGTTTCTTGAGAGAGAGAGCAAATAGGCCAAGGAGCCCCGAGATAAATAGGGCGGAGAGCTCATTAGCAGCTGAAGAGGAGAAACAACCAGATATGAATGAAATTAAAGCTCTTCCACCGCCAGAGAATTACATTTACACCCCTCCTCCTTCTCAACCTGGACCTCAGCAAAGGCCAGATACTCAGCGGGTAGCCGAGGACTTGGTTAATTTGAAGGATGATGGAGTGACAGCTGATGGCGAGGGTAATAAAATGGCGTTAGCTCTGTTTTCTGGGCCGGTAGCCAATGGAAATGACTCGTGGGAAGCATTCCCATCTGATGGTGAGGCCGGACAAGTAACTTCAGCTTGGCAGACACCAGCTGCTGAGATTGGCAAAGCTGATTGGGAGTTGGCATTGGTAGAAACTGCCAGTAATTTGTCAAAGCAAAAGGCTGATTTAGCAGGTGGTTTTGATTCACTTTTATTAAACGGGATGTACGATCAGGGGACTGTGAGGCAGCACGTGAGCAATACTCAGGTAACTGGTGGGAGTGCCAGCAGCGTGGCATTGCCTGGACCAGGCAACAGGTCTAAACCTATGCTCGCGTTGCCTGCCCCTGATGGAACAATCCAACCAGTAGGGAATCAAGATCCATTTGCTGCTTCACTTTCTGTGCCACCTCCTTCATACGTCCAAATGGCGGAATTGGAGAGGAAACAGCAGTTGCTAACGCAGGAACAACAGTTGTGGCAGCAATATGCGAGCAACGGGATGCAAGGCCAGATGGGTTTGTCCAAACTTGCTGGAACTACTTCAGGATACTACGGAACGCCTTTTGGAATGCCACAAAACGCTGGAATGGGACAGCCAGCAGGTTATTACTTTACTCCCCTCTAAATCACCTCCCGGAAAATATATGGTATTTTTACTGCATTGCAGTTTTATTATGCTTTTAAGTCCATACAATATTGTCCTTGTCTTGAAACTTGTTATCAGCTCCTCGGCAATACCTAAGATGTGTATTCTGACATTTTGCCAAAGCGAGTTAAAGAATGGCTTATTGGCAATGAAAACATACATAAGTaattttcatttccattttctttttcaatataAGCTTTCATTGCTGAGCTTGAGTCCGAATGGACTATGTAAAGCTTAGGATTTTCCttctgaaagaaataaaatggaTAATGAGCATAAAAATAAATGGAGAACAAGACACCAAGATTCTGTTGTTCCGGATATAATCTCAGCTCTCGTGATTTATTCTTGTTCTGTTTGCACATACAAGCATTTGGCCGTTATATTAAAATTGCACCAACAAGGGTTGGGGTGGAGTGGTAAGTACTCCTTCATTCTCGGGTTCGGGTCTCTGTATATGGAGCCGCCTTTGTTAGGGAGCGCTTTAtctcccccccccaaaaaaaaaaaccccaATGTGGGATTTTCCGTCGCGAATTCGGATTTAGTCGGGTTCTAATGTGAGTACCGGACACCGGatgagaaaccaaaaaaaaaaaaaaatgctaagagtgtttggaaaagaaaatattgaATTTAAAGTTTCCAATTGCTGATTGCTGAAAATTGAAAAGTTACACCAAATATACAGATTTGAAGATAATTGGAGCGACaattttgtaaataaatatttCGGATTACAAATATGAAAAACATTTCAGAAACTCGATAACAACCTGATCATTATACAGTCAAACCTCTTTATAACAGCTTCGTTTATTTTAGATATTTTTGGTTGTTACGACTCTAGTTTATCGACTAATAATAAAACTGGCCTATCTTCTAATTCAACTACTtcattttaataatattaaaccaattaactaattttaatagaatTGACCCACAACAGAGGATCTTGCGTTTGCTAGAGACACTATCCTTTTGTTTCAAAATTTCTCATTAACTTAAATTCTTAGAATTAGACTAATATAGTTCTTTGAAGGAAATTTTATTTGCTGCTCCAAACTtactattatatttttatttaaatttctaAAAGAAATTGCGTACGATGAAAACCCTTTTTCTTTAGTTATCAATGACTTTTCCATCGTTCTACTTTAGACTTACTTTATTTATTCCATATGACATGGGAAATTAGAAAAAATCTACTATATTATATAACGTGCTCTTTATAAATGACTTCACGCATGAAGCGATAACCCTTAGCTTCGATTGCTTCATCGATTTAAGGGATCTTATAATAACATTTTATATCAAACTTTAACCAAATTGTAATTTCGCTTCACAATAGGATAGCTTGAAGCAGTAGCGTAACTGGAATTCTGTCAAGGATGTTCAAACTTTAAACAAgtcatgaattttttttttgttgatgaATGGTCTATCAAATTTTTGTAAATCAAATTACGCAATTTTTAGCTAAACAATAACTTTTTTTTAATAGACCTATAATTTTTTAAATCAAAACTAAAATAACAAAAGGACAACATTAAATTTTTTACTAATGTAAGCATAAAACCAAAGGAAAGAGAGTCGAGAGGATTTGTAGTTTGCAGAGAGCTTTTGTTGAAGAAATTTTTGTACAGCTTgacttttaaattaaaaaaattatttaagaaATAACTTTTAGTTAAAAAATTACTTTTAAGATTAGTTgtttatttttacataaattttaagCTTAAGAGTTATTTTATTAGAAAAAATTTTAGAATGAAAAAGAATCAAATAGACCGTGCAATTATGGATGTATTAAGGATGTTCAAAAATATTATTGTGCCCAAACGCCAAGTATGCTAAAAAGTTGTGATTTGATTTATGTATAGTATACCTCTGCGAGTAAATTACTGTGCAGATCATTTTGATATAATTCAGTTGCAGATACACCTTTCAAATCAAGCCATTCTCAACTACAATATGTAACAAAAATTATTCGTAGTTTCTATAACTAAATAAACAAGACAAAACAAACTGTAATAGTTAAAATGTAAGTTAATTGTTTCCATTATGTAGGAggtttacttgtttattttagaAAGCTGCGATAACTCGCTCTAATATCCTGCAGTATTTTTGTTATGTAGATCACGTGTTGAATTTTAAGATATAAGGCTATATCTGAAATAGAGTCACATGTAAATTGTTTAGAGTaataaattagttttttttttggttgaatATGTACGTCCAAGTTCATGACCAAAATATTGAAATATGTAAATCCATACAGAGAGAAtacaatttttattaaaacaagtGGAAATATTTCAGATGTTGAATACTTTTAAAGAACTTTTTGATAAACTTACGGAAGAGGGTTCAAAATGCTCCTAAACTATTGGAAAAAGTTTAAAAATACCCTTCATCCACCTGTTGGTTTAAAAATATCCCTCCATCCACCTTTTTGGTTTACTTATGCCCTTTGACCGTTAGGTCAatgctgaattaaaaataattattattctttttgtaaaacttaaaaaaaaaatttacaaaatattttcgtttttttaaactaatgcaccagtagtccactaatttagtaaagtttttttttttctttcagtttttacaaaaagcAATTCAGTttctacaaaaaaaatattttttttcagtttttttaaagcattgtttttgtaaaaattgaaaaaaagttgtaaaaacagaaaaaaaaaattaataaaatattttcgttttttaaaaactgaaataaatattttcgtttttgaaaaaaaattctttcattttttcagttttttaaaaatacgaaaatatttttcttttaaaacaaaactgaaaactgaaaataaaacgaaatgctttaaaaaaactggaaaacaaatatttttcaaaaacgaaaatattttgttgaaaagatttttttcagttttaaaaaatgaaagtatgtttttaaaaacattttttctgtttttacaaaaaaaaaattccagtatttacaaaaaaaattctttaaaaaaatgaaaaaaataatatttttttgtaaaaactaaaaaaaataaaataagaaggctttactaaattagtggactaTTGGTGCATTAGTTTAAAACAACGAATTTCTTTTtaagttttacaaaaagaataattattatttttaatttagcattgacctaacggtcaaagggcataagtgaaccaaaaaaGTGGATGAAGAggtatttttagcccaataggtAGATAAAGggtatttttaaacctttttcaATAGTTTAGGGACATTTTGAACCCTTTTATAaaaaatttagaaatcttcaaAAAGTGTCTTAGCGCTGGTGAAAATACTGTGTATAATATATGTAATAATTACACGTTTTCCGATATTATATATTTCATTATTATGTGTGCCTAGGGGTGTAAAATGAGCGGGTTGAGTCGATTTTGGGCGGGTCAAAATGGGTTGCGTTAATAATTGAGCAGGTCATTTGACCCGCCCAAAGTTGTTTGGGTTAAGATGGGTTGAGTCAAGATGGGCGAAAATTCAGGTCATAACCCAACCCGCCCAACTCTTATTAAgttttaattaatatgtgttattttcttataaattgtataattactaaatacaactttttttttcttttctatggtcatatataacatatcaaacaaagaaaatatttttaagatattttaataaaattgcTCATGGATTAATTTGGCCTAAAACTTAGCCCAACTTTAAATGGGTTGAGATGAGTTGGGTTAAGATAGGCTAAGATTAATAAATAGGCGGGTCAAAAATCAATCCAACCTTAAGCGGGTTGGGCGGGTCATTTGGGCTTGGGCCAGATTTGACATCCCTATGTGTGCCTTAG
The Nicotiana sylvestris chromosome 11, ASM39365v2, whole genome shotgun sequence DNA segment above includes these coding regions:
- the LOC104248800 gene encoding putative clathrin assembly protein At2g25430, coding for MAPSIRKAIGAVKDQTSISLAKVAGNVAPDLEVLVVKATTHDNEPADEKYIREILHLTSHSRGYVSAFVFAVSKRLSKTHDWVVALKALMLVHRLLTDGDPVLGQEIMYASRRGMRVLNMSDFRDEAHSNSWDHSGFVRTYAFYLDQKLEFTVYDRKLNDVDIKKRFEDGYGMDRGERSYSEFDESAGRGEKNGVTPVREMKPERVLERLNQLLQLLDRFLACRPTGAAKNSRMVLVALYSLVKESFKLYADICEVLQFLLDRFAEMEYADCVKAFDAYVNAAKMIDELVGIYNWCKDVGIARSSEFPEVQIITDKLLGTLEGFLRERANRPRSPEINRAESSLAAEEEKQPDMNEIKALPPPENYIYTPPPSQPGPQQRPDTQRVAEDLVNLKDDGVTADGEGNKMALALFSGPVANGNDSWEAFPSDGEAGQVTSAWQTPAAEIGKADWELALVETASNLSKQKADLAGGFDSLLLNGMYDQGTVRQHVSNTQVTGGSASSVALPGPGNRSKPMLALPAPDGTIQPVGNQDPFAASLSVPPPSYVQMAELERKQQLLTQEQQLWQQYASNGMQGQMGLSKLAGTTSGYYGTPFGMPQNAGMGQPAGYYFTPL